The nucleotide window CGTCCACCCGCCCGCCGGACAGCGGCAGCAGCACCCCCAGCGGCGCCAGCATCGCCAGGCCCCCGCCGAGGTGGAACAGCGCCGACGTGCCCCCCAGGGCGAGATCGGCGCGGATGGTCTGGAAGGGGACGAAGTTGCCGGCCGCCACCCATCCGGCGGACGCGGGCTGGGTGGTCAGCCAGCACACGACCGTCAGATGCAGTGCGGTGAGCGCCAGGCCCAACGGGCGCGCCCAGGGGTTCGTCGGTCGCGGCTGCACAACGGGAAGGACGCCCGGTACCGGACCACGGTTCCCGGCCGTCCTCACGGCTGCCCCGACTCTGACTCCGACGGCGACGCGGACGGGGTCGAGGCGGACGGCGGCAGCGGCTGGGTGCGCAGCGCGTCGTCACAGCGGTAGCGCTCCACCCGGTGGTGCGGATCCGGCCCGCCGAGCACCACCGAACGGTCACCGGCCCCGGCGGCCGTCCCGGCGAACGTGCACACCAACTGGCCCACCGCGTACGACGGCAGGTCGTCCGGATCCTGGCTGAGCCGCAGCGCCTCCGGCGGATCGCCGTCGGCCGGGCCGCGCACCGCCAGCCCACCGGGCACCTCCGAGGTGAAGCCGCCGTGCTCCTCGGCCGGGTCCGGCTTGCGCTCCAGCTCGGCCAGGAGCAGCCGCGCGGTGGCCAGCCGGTCACCGCCCGGCCGGGCCACCACCCGCTGCACCGGGGAGACCCGCTGGCTGCACACCAGGTAGACGGCGGCCGTCGTGGTGCCCGGCCGCGCCGTCGCGGTGGCCGCCGCCTCCGGCACCGCGCACGACACCCGGGAGGGCGCCGCGCCCGCGTCCACCGGCACCGAGGTCGCGCGGATGCCGCAGCCGGCCGCCACGGTGCCCAGCAGCAGCGCGGCCCCGGCCGCCCGCCAGCCACGGCGCGTGAGGCCCGCCGTCCCCGCCGTGTGGTCCACTGCCGGTCTCACCGGTCACCTTCCTCGGATTCCGACTCGGGGTCGGCGGACTCGTCCGGCGGCATGGGCAGCCGCAGGGTGAAGACCGCGCCGCCCTCCGGCCGGTTGGCGGCGGTGATGGTGCCGCCGTGGATCAGCGCGTTCTCCCGCGCGATGGAGAGCCCCAGCCCGCTGCCCTCGGAGCGGGCCCGCGACGCGTCGGCCTTGTAGAACCGGTCGAAGACGTGCGGCAGCACGTCCTCCGGGATGCCCGGCCCGTTGTCGGCCACCTCGACCACCAGCTCACCCGGGCCGTCCGCCGGACGCTCGGTACGCACCGTCACCCGCACCGGGGAGCCGCCGTGCTTGAGGGCGTTGCCGATCAGGTTGGCCAGGATCACGTCGAGCCGGCGCGGATCGAGGCGCACCAGGATGCCGCGCGGCGCGTCCAGCTCCACCGCGTCCAGCCAGGCGCGCGCGTCGATGCACGCGGTCACCATGTCGGCCACGTCCACCTCGTCGAGCCGGAGCTTGGCGGTGCCCGCGTCGAACCGGGTCACCTCCATCAGGTTCTCCACCAGATCGCCCAGCCGCCGCGTCTCGGTCACCACCAGCCGCACCGCCGGGGCGATCATCGGATCGAGGGCGTCCGCCTCGTCCTCCAGCACCTCGGTCACCGCGGTGATCGCGGTCAGCGGGGTCCGCAGCTCGTGCGACATGTCGGCGACGAACCGCCGCGAGGCCGCCTCCCGGGTGCTCAACTCCTCCACCCGGCGCTGCAACGCCTCCGCCGTGCTGTTGAACGTCCGCGACAGCTCGGCCAGTTCGTCGGTGCCCGACACCCGCAGCCGGGTGTCGAGCCGCCCCTCGCCGAGTCTGCGCGCCGCGTCCCCCAGCCGCTGCACCGGCCGCAGCACCGTGCCGGCCGCCGCCTGCGCCAGCAGCGCGGCGCCGATCAGCGCCAGCGCCGTGGCGATCCCCAACGACCAGGCCAGCGACGACAGGTCGGACCGCTCGGCGTCGAGCGACTTGTACATGTAGCCGGTCGGCCCGTTGCCGATCATCTTGGCGCCGCCCACCAGGAACGGCCGGCCGCCGACCGTGGTGCGCTGCCAGTACAGGTGGTACCCGGCCCGGTTCTCAGCCGTGAGCGGACGCACCTTGGCGACCGCCTTCTGCAACGCCTCGGGCACCTCGTCCAGCGTGAACAGGTCACGGTCGGAGGTGGCCGCGCACTGGTTGCCGTCCGCGTCGGTGGAGATCAGCAGCACCTCGTAGCCCTGGGTGCCGGCCGCCATCCGGTTGGCCGCCTGCTGCAACTCGTCGCAGGGCGGATCGACCGGCAGCGAACCCACGTTGCGGCTCATCGACGCCCGGAAGTCGTCCAGCGCCGCGTTCTGCGCCCGGGTCAGCACCGCGTCGCGGTTGAGCCAGTAGGCGATCCCGGAGGCCGACACCGCCGCGGTCAGCGCCACCGCGGCGAAGACCGCCACCAGCCGCAGCCGCAGACTGCCGAACCGCAGGCCCACCAGCGCGGCCCGCAGCCGCCCCGCCCGCGCCGCATCGCTCACTGCGGAGCGTCCAGCCGGTAACCCACGCCGCGCACGGTACGGATCAGCTTCGGCGAGGACGGCACGTCCTCCACCTTGGCCCGCAGCCGCTGCACACACGCGTCGACCAGCCGCGAATCGCCCAGGTAATCGTGCTCCCACACCAGGCGCAGCAACTGCTGGCGGGAGAGCGCCTGCCCCGGGCGGCGGCTCAGCTCCAGCAGCAGCCGCAGCTCGGTCGGGGTCAGCTGGAGATCCTCGCCGTCCTTGGTCACCGTCATCGCCGAGCGGTCGATCACGATCGAGCCGAACGCCACCGAGTCGGTGCTGTCCCGCTCGCCGCGGCGCAGCACGGCCCGGATGCGCGCGTCCAGCACCCGTGGCTGGATCGGCTTGACCACGTAGTCGTCGGCGCCCGACTCCAGCCCGACGACGACATCGATGTCGTCGCTGCGGGCGGTGAGCAGGATGATCGGCAACTGGTCGGTACGGCGGATGCGGCGGCACACCTCGAACCCGTCGATCCCCGGCAGCATCACGTCCAGCACGATCAGGTCCGGACGCTGTTCGCGCAGGCGGTCCAGACCCTCCTCGCCGGACGCGGCGGCCACCACGCGGTGGCCCTGCCGGGTCAGGGCCAGTTCGAGGCCCGTGCGGATGGCGTCGTCGTCCTCGATAAGCAACAGGAAGGGCACGAAGGTCATTGTGGCCTACGCCGTACGGGGGTGAGCGGGCGCCCATGGCCGCCGGACCCCCGTCCACCCTGCACCGACGCCCGTCCGCCCGGTCACCGGCGCGCCACGGACCCCGGGACGCTGTGACGCGGCTGTGACACTCGCCGGACAGCGCGATGAAACTGGTCCGCCAGTCTGGTGACACAACGGCGGGGCCACCCCGCCGGAACGACCGACCAGCCGAAAACCGTCACCAGCC belongs to Streptantibioticus cattleyicolor NRRL 8057 = DSM 46488 and includes:
- a CDS encoding sensor histidine kinase, which gives rise to MSDAARAGRLRAALVGLRFGSLRLRLVAVFAAVALTAAVSASGIAYWLNRDAVLTRAQNAALDDFRASMSRNVGSLPVDPPCDELQQAANRMAAGTQGYEVLLISTDADGNQCAATSDRDLFTLDEVPEALQKAVAKVRPLTAENRAGYHLYWQRTTVGGRPFLVGGAKMIGNGPTGYMYKSLDAERSDLSSLAWSLGIATALALIGAALLAQAAAGTVLRPVQRLGDAARRLGEGRLDTRLRVSGTDELAELSRTFNSTAEALQRRVEELSTREAASRRFVADMSHELRTPLTAITAVTEVLEDEADALDPMIAPAVRLVVTETRRLGDLVENLMEVTRFDAGTAKLRLDEVDVADMVTACIDARAWLDAVELDAPRGILVRLDPRRLDVILANLIGNALKHGGSPVRVTVRTERPADGPGELVVEVADNGPGIPEDVLPHVFDRFYKADASRARSEGSGLGLSIARENALIHGGTITAANRPEGGAVFTLRLPMPPDESADPESESEEGDR
- a CDS encoding response regulator transcription factor, with the translated sequence MPFLLLIEDDDAIRTGLELALTRQGHRVVAAASGEEGLDRLREQRPDLIVLDVMLPGIDGFEVCRRIRRTDQLPIILLTARSDDIDVVVGLESGADDYVVKPIQPRVLDARIRAVLRRGERDSTDSVAFGSIVIDRSAMTVTKDGEDLQLTPTELRLLLELSRRPGQALSRQQLLRLVWEHDYLGDSRLVDACVQRLRAKVEDVPSSPKLIRTVRGVGYRLDAPQ